In a genomic window of Polycladomyces abyssicola:
- a CDS encoding phosphotransferase, with protein MADIRDDVREWTGEPRLDVLLEHYYGLQLQSAQPYAGVLKVETDKGAYAIKRFRKGEEATWTLVEQVAEHVKQAGYIIPVPTLTQQGKRHFPGFAHRYMILPWQDGQQMEKWDRDGWLQVSRHLALFHTATRDWESEVDGATCLHLGKWTELWRESRRQMAIFQMAADLAGERQEMDELWLNHSIYADTMVDNAVQYLEQAGGDRLCLETSEHGKVCHGNLHRRNVLRTAEGVQLIDWRHLIVDVRARDLAQWLIYAYGRTGKPEIVVPLLRAYQSVSPLKEEEYQLVYAQFLFPHRISHVLYQTYDRQKYTTRQAEAHLNQAVTVEEKKLMLIRRFPDLIREAFGVTVPKVDWL; from the coding sequence ATGGCAGACATCCGGGATGATGTGAGGGAATGGACAGGCGAACCACGGTTGGATGTATTACTGGAGCATTATTACGGTCTGCAGTTGCAATCCGCTCAACCTTATGCCGGTGTTTTGAAGGTGGAGACGGACAAAGGAGCTTATGCCATCAAACGTTTTCGCAAAGGGGAAGAGGCTACCTGGACACTGGTCGAACAGGTTGCCGAACACGTCAAGCAGGCGGGATACATCATTCCTGTGCCGACTCTGACTCAACAAGGAAAACGACATTTCCCCGGCTTTGCCCACCGGTATATGATATTGCCATGGCAAGATGGGCAACAGATGGAGAAGTGGGACCGCGACGGATGGTTGCAAGTGAGTCGGCATTTGGCTCTGTTTCATACGGCCACGAGGGATTGGGAATCGGAAGTGGATGGAGCAACCTGTCTTCATTTGGGTAAATGGACGGAGTTGTGGAGAGAAAGCCGTAGACAGATGGCCATTTTCCAAATGGCTGCCGATTTGGCGGGGGAACGGCAGGAGATGGATGAACTGTGGTTGAACCACAGCATTTATGCGGACACGATGGTGGACAATGCCGTTCAATACTTGGAACAAGCAGGCGGAGACCGTCTTTGTTTGGAAACGTCTGAACATGGCAAGGTATGTCACGGCAACTTGCATCGCCGCAATGTGCTGCGCACCGCCGAAGGCGTCCAGTTGATCGATTGGCGTCATCTGATAGTGGACGTTCGGGCAAGAGATTTGGCACAATGGCTGATCTACGCGTATGGACGAACCGGAAAACCGGAAATCGTCGTGCCATTATTACGGGCATACCAGTCGGTTTCTCCGTTGAAGGAAGAAGAGTACCAACTTGTCTACGCACAATTTCTGTTTCCTCACCGCATCTCCCATGTCTTGTACCAAACCTATGACCGCCAAAAATACACTACTCGTCAGGCGGAGGCTCATTTGAACCAAGCAGTGACAGTGGAAGAGAAAAAGTTGATGTTGATTCGCCGTTTCCCTGATTTGATACGGGAAGCGTTTGGTGTGACGGTGCCCAAGGTGGATTGGTTGTGA
- a CDS encoding tetratricopeptide repeat protein, translated as MNPIEMSEIGEVIRKVRKERGLRLEDLADENISPATVSNIERGVPHVSPTKIHYLMEKLGLDINQLPELLKDEQQKMQDLWLTLQSIESKLDLGVTEGLWDQLRGLDLDDAHPFAAYYYYLRGKYQKHRRNWKRAEREFSNAIRLADQSEEGKRENIEAASFNELALCSYYQNNLEQAIRYTENGIEAFLPDQGRRYYKYILMTNKAAYLEKAGRYEEALRAVQELWNHLPEIQNISVILYLYELRAVLLRRSGMYDEAIRYAQEGLEIARINKQFDRSFDLWSALGSVYMAKKEWKKAEICYRTALSLKGTFEDEAVFVSAYSDLGTLYMLQEKWEEAEEALSQAIELGRSLNDALRLVGALLVMGECKQKQQQFQQAIPYLEEALSLTEKYGYKQLQYDALFLLSRCWEQVDREQFSKTIEQMYQVQVELNQQKGQSLLDRI; from the coding sequence ATGAATCCGATCGAGATGAGCGAGATTGGAGAAGTTATAAGAAAAGTACGTAAAGAGCGCGGCCTTCGATTGGAAGATCTCGCGGACGAGAATATCTCTCCCGCGACGGTCAGCAATATTGAACGGGGTGTTCCCCATGTCAGTCCGACAAAGATTCATTATTTGATGGAAAAACTGGGTCTGGACATCAACCAGTTGCCTGAGTTGTTAAAAGACGAACAACAAAAAATGCAAGACCTTTGGCTCACCCTGCAATCCATCGAATCCAAGTTGGATTTGGGTGTAACCGAAGGCCTTTGGGATCAATTACGCGGACTGGATTTGGATGACGCGCACCCGTTTGCCGCCTATTACTATTACCTGCGGGGGAAATACCAAAAACACCGCCGCAATTGGAAACGTGCGGAACGGGAATTCTCCAACGCCATTCGTCTCGCGGACCAAAGCGAGGAAGGAAAACGGGAAAACATCGAAGCGGCCAGCTTCAACGAGTTGGCACTGTGCAGTTACTACCAAAACAATCTGGAACAGGCCATCCGCTACACAGAAAACGGCATTGAAGCCTTTCTTCCCGACCAAGGGCGCCGCTATTACAAATATATTCTGATGACCAACAAAGCGGCGTACCTGGAAAAAGCCGGGCGCTACGAAGAGGCACTTCGCGCTGTACAAGAACTGTGGAACCATCTTCCCGAGATTCAAAACATCTCTGTCATCCTGTACCTGTATGAACTGCGGGCTGTTCTGCTGCGCCGTTCCGGTATGTACGATGAGGCGATCCGCTATGCACAAGAAGGGTTGGAAATCGCCCGCATCAACAAGCAATTCGACCGCTCATTTGATTTGTGGTCCGCTTTGGGAAGCGTCTACATGGCCAAGAAAGAGTGGAAAAAGGCAGAGATTTGTTACCGTACAGCCTTGTCTTTGAAAGGCACATTCGAAGATGAAGCCGTTTTCGTATCCGCTTACTCCGATTTGGGCACCTTGTACATGTTGCAGGAGAAATGGGAAGAAGCGGAAGAAGCGCTGTCACAAGCCATCGAGTTGGGCCGCTCGCTCAACGATGCTTTGCGCCTGGTCGGTGCACTGCTCGTGATGGGCGAATGCAAACAAAAACAACAACAATTCCAGCAAGCGATTCCGTATCTGGAAGAAGCCCTTTCTCTCACCGAAAAATACGGGTACAAGCAACTGCAATACGATGCGCTCTTTCTGCTGTCCCGTTGTTGGGAGCAAGTGGATCGCGAGCAGTTCAGCAAAACGATTGAACAAATGTACCAAGTTCAAGTGGAACTCAACCAACAGAAAGGGCAATCGCTGTTGGACCGCATCTGA
- a CDS encoding OPT family oligopeptide transporter, with protein sequence MNKGSGKPSFVPYVPASRSLPELTVVALVLGIILAIVFGAANAYLGLKIGLTVSASVPAAVISMAILRGLFRRESILENNIVQTMTTAGEAVAAGAIFTLPALYLWKLNPSQVMISFIVLTGGFLGVLMMIPLRRLLIVNEHETLPYPEGTACAEVLKSGETGGRNARLVFAGFGIGALVKALGDGFSLFKTEIETQVAKFKNAVIGMDTFPALLGVGYIIGPRIAGQMLAGGLLAWIVLIPAISFFGAGSTQPILPAADPISKMDAWTIWKEYIRYIGAGAVAAGGLITLVKTLPILYSSIRDTVRGIRANRNGETVAIERTDRDIPMTYVILGILALILVIAFVPVTDVGIVGAIAIAIFGFLFVTVASRIVGIVGSSSSPVSGMTIATLIIVTVVFKSIGVTGQAGMVASLVVAAIICTALAVAGDISQDLKTGYLVGGTPWKQQLAMMVGVLASGLVIGFVLIVLNASYGLGSAALPAPKAVLMKVIIEGMMAGNLPWDLIFIGVALAVTIEFMGLNSLVVAVGVYLPVHVSVPIMVGGIVRWLVDFFTKDDKLRESRHETGTLFASGLIAGESLAGVIIAILIWLNVKSPEATPKFDSQLLPLAVFVLTALLLWWVAGRAKLQAAVAGAVTTHSPENTQTEPAEKVVEKADAAEEKQSQPATDEQQAGAEGQEESNDDNKKGNE encoded by the coding sequence GTGAATAAAGGGTCTGGTAAACCATCGTTTGTTCCGTATGTCCCGGCTTCACGTTCATTGCCGGAACTGACGGTGGTCGCACTTGTGTTGGGTATTATTTTGGCAATTGTGTTTGGTGCGGCCAACGCGTATTTGGGGTTGAAAATCGGATTAACAGTGAGTGCATCGGTTCCGGCGGCCGTGATTTCGATGGCCATCTTGCGCGGACTGTTCCGCCGGGAGTCGATTTTGGAAAACAACATTGTTCAAACCATGACCACGGCAGGGGAAGCGGTTGCTGCAGGTGCAATTTTTACCTTGCCCGCATTGTACCTGTGGAAGTTGAACCCCAGCCAAGTTATGATTTCCTTTATCGTGTTGACGGGCGGATTTTTGGGTGTGCTGATGATGATCCCGCTCCGTCGCCTGTTGATTGTCAATGAGCATGAAACGCTTCCTTATCCGGAAGGAACGGCGTGTGCAGAGGTGTTGAAGTCCGGCGAGACGGGCGGGCGCAATGCACGACTTGTTTTTGCCGGATTCGGCATCGGTGCATTGGTCAAAGCGTTGGGAGACGGTTTTTCGCTGTTTAAAACGGAAATTGAAACACAAGTGGCCAAATTTAAAAATGCTGTTATCGGGATGGATACCTTCCCGGCGCTGTTGGGTGTGGGATACATCATTGGTCCACGCATTGCCGGACAAATGCTGGCAGGGGGCCTGCTGGCATGGATTGTGCTGATTCCGGCGATTTCTTTCTTCGGGGCAGGGAGCACGCAGCCGATCCTGCCTGCGGCAGATCCGATCAGCAAAATGGATGCATGGACCATTTGGAAAGAATACATCCGGTATATCGGTGCCGGTGCGGTGGCGGCCGGCGGTTTGATCACGCTGGTGAAAACATTGCCGATCTTGTACAGCTCCATCCGTGACACGGTACGGGGCATTCGGGCCAACCGCAACGGCGAAACGGTCGCTATTGAACGGACGGATCGCGATATTCCGATGACCTATGTGATCCTCGGCATTCTTGCGCTGATCCTGGTGATCGCGTTTGTGCCGGTCACCGATGTGGGGATCGTCGGTGCGATCGCCATTGCTATTTTCGGTTTCCTGTTCGTCACCGTAGCATCCCGGATTGTGGGGATCGTCGGAAGCTCCTCTTCTCCGGTATCGGGGATGACCATCGCTACATTGATCATCGTGACCGTGGTCTTCAAATCTATCGGTGTCACTGGACAAGCAGGTATGGTGGCCTCCTTGGTTGTGGCGGCGATCATCTGCACGGCGTTGGCTGTGGCAGGTGACATTTCACAAGACCTGAAGACCGGTTACCTGGTCGGGGGGACCCCGTGGAAACAGCAATTGGCGATGATGGTCGGGGTGTTGGCTTCCGGTCTGGTGATCGGATTTGTGTTGATCGTGTTGAACGCCTCCTATGGTCTGGGGTCTGCCGCTTTGCCGGCACCAAAAGCCGTGCTGATGAAAGTGATCATTGAAGGAATGATGGCGGGGAACCTCCCGTGGGATCTGATCTTCATCGGCGTGGCGCTGGCTGTGACGATCGAATTTATGGGTCTGAACTCCTTGGTTGTGGCCGTGGGCGTGTACCTGCCGGTGCATGTCAGTGTTCCGATCATGGTGGGCGGCATTGTCCGCTGGTTGGTCGACTTCTTTACCAAGGATGACAAACTGCGTGAATCCCGGCACGAAACGGGCACCTTGTTCGCTTCCGGCTTGATCGCGGGTGAATCGCTGGCCGGTGTCATCATCGCGATCCTGATCTGGTTGAACGTGAAATCGCCCGAAGCGACGCCGAAATTCGACAGCCAGTTGTTGCCGTTGGCAGTATTCGTGCTGACCGCTTTGCTGCTGTGGTGGGTGGCCGGACGTGCGAAACTGCAAGCGGCAGTGGCAGGAGCCGTAACCACGCATTCTCCGGAAAACACTCAAACCGAACCGGCAGAAAAAGTGGTGGAAAAAGCGGATGCGGCTGAAGAGAAACAAAGCCAACCTGCAACCGATGAACAGCAGGCTGGAGCGGAAGGACAAGAAGAGAGCAACGACGACAACAAGAAAGGGAACGAATGA
- a CDS encoding PqqD family protein: MFGFRRNRSKQNLLEMTPQLKTHLHLEREEGATSAALILPRTSWLERLSVKYLKQPAAIRVQLDALGTFVLSHCNGRYTVREIADRVRERFGEEAEPLLPRLIKFMQIVEANGWIVWRER; this comes from the coding sequence GTGTTCGGTTTTCGCCGAAATCGATCCAAACAAAACCTGTTGGAGATGACTCCGCAACTGAAAACGCACCTGCACTTGGAACGGGAGGAAGGGGCGACTTCAGCCGCCCTCATCCTGCCGCGCACGAGCTGGCTGGAGCGCCTGTCGGTCAAATACTTGAAACAACCTGCTGCCATACGCGTTCAACTGGATGCATTGGGCACATTTGTGCTTTCACATTGCAACGGACGGTATACGGTTCGGGAAATTGCTGACAGGGTGCGCGAGCGGTTCGGGGAAGAAGCTGAACCGTTGTTACCGCGGCTGATCAAATTTATGCAGATTGTGGAGGCCAACGGATGGATTGTTTGGCGAGAGCGTTGA
- a CDS encoding APC family permease, whose translation MMTGLGSIIGSGWLFGAWKAASVAGPAAVFAWILGMIAIMFIGLTYAELGAMFPQTGGMVRYAQYSHGSFVGFISGWANWIAIVTAIPVEAIASVQYMSSWPWEWARSLYDGKELSPIGLLLAGIFVIVYFLLNYWTVRLFAVANNAITVFKIIVPTLTALGLIVSGFHSGNFTDHGGFTPYGWSGVLTAIATSGVVFAFNGFQSPVNLAGEAKNPSRSIPIAVIGSILIAGLIYVLLQVAFIGAISPEQAAKGWANINLNSPFADLAIALNLNWLALLLFADAFVSPSGTGITYTATTARMIYGMKENGYMPGIFGSIHPLYGVPRAAMCFNLVISFVFLFFFRGWGSLAEVISVATLISYVTGPISVMALRRTGPHLNRPLKLKGMSFIAPIAFILASLILYWATWPLTGEVIFIMLLGLPIYFYYQAKAGWAGFAQQLKAGLWMIVYLAYMTSISYLGSDRFGGINMIPYGIDMVLIAVSSLLFYFWGIKSAWETEYIQASKQEKVQEKAAVSM comes from the coding sequence ATGATGACGGGTCTGGGTTCCATCATCGGCTCCGGCTGGTTGTTCGGTGCGTGGAAAGCGGCGTCGGTTGCCGGACCGGCAGCGGTTTTTGCCTGGATTTTGGGCATGATTGCGATTATGTTCATCGGTTTGACGTACGCAGAGTTGGGAGCGATGTTTCCGCAAACGGGCGGAATGGTGCGTTATGCCCAATATTCGCACGGTTCCTTTGTCGGCTTCATTTCCGGTTGGGCCAACTGGATCGCGATCGTGACGGCGATTCCCGTGGAAGCGATCGCTTCCGTTCAGTATATGAGCTCCTGGCCGTGGGAATGGGCTCGCAGTCTGTATGACGGAAAAGAATTGTCGCCGATAGGGCTGCTCCTGGCCGGCATATTTGTTATTGTTTACTTCTTGTTGAACTACTGGACCGTTCGTCTGTTTGCCGTGGCAAACAACGCCATCACCGTGTTCAAGATCATCGTCCCCACTTTGACGGCATTGGGCTTGATCGTTTCCGGTTTCCACAGCGGAAATTTCACGGACCACGGCGGGTTCACCCCTTACGGATGGTCCGGAGTGTTGACGGCAATCGCCACTTCGGGTGTGGTTTTTGCGTTCAATGGATTCCAAAGCCCGGTCAACCTGGCGGGGGAAGCGAAAAACCCGAGCCGCTCCATTCCAATTGCGGTGATCGGATCGATCCTGATTGCCGGCTTGATCTACGTGTTGCTGCAGGTCGCTTTTATCGGCGCGATCTCTCCTGAACAAGCCGCCAAAGGTTGGGCCAACATCAACCTGAACTCGCCGTTTGCCGATTTGGCGATCGCACTTAACCTGAACTGGCTGGCGCTGCTTCTGTTTGCTGACGCGTTCGTTTCGCCATCAGGCACGGGGATCACTTATACCGCCACCACCGCGCGGATGATTTACGGCATGAAGGAAAACGGATATATGCCGGGCATTTTTGGTTCCATTCACCCGCTTTACGGAGTGCCGCGTGCGGCCATGTGTTTCAACTTGGTGATTTCGTTTGTCTTTTTGTTCTTTTTCCGCGGATGGGGCTCTTTGGCTGAGGTGATTTCCGTCGCAACGCTGATTTCGTACGTGACGGGGCCGATTTCGGTCATGGCGTTGCGCCGTACAGGCCCGCATCTGAACCGCCCACTCAAATTGAAAGGCATGAGTTTTATAGCACCGATTGCGTTCATCTTGGCGTCATTGATCCTGTATTGGGCGACTTGGCCGTTGACGGGCGAAGTGATTTTCATCATGTTGTTGGGCTTGCCGATCTACTTCTATTATCAAGCCAAAGCGGGTTGGGCCGGTTTTGCCCAGCAGCTGAAGGCAGGCTTATGGATGATTGTGTACCTAGCCTATATGACTTCGATCTCTTATTTGGGCAGTGACCGATTCGGCGGTATCAATATGATTCCGTATGGTATCGACATGGTGTTGATCGCTGTGTCTTCCCTGCTCTTCTATTTCTGGGGGATCAAAAGCGCATGGGAAACCGAGTACATCCAAGCGAGCAAACAAGAGAAAGTCCAGGAAAAAGCGGCAGTATCGATGTAA
- a CDS encoding amino acid permease encodes MDLFRRKSVRTLIDNSRQSKGLRRELKVWDLTLLGIGAIIGTGIFVLTGTGALKAGPGLMLSFVIAGLACAFSALAYAEFASTVPVSGSVYTYSYVTLGELAAWIIGWDLVLEYMLAVSAVSSGWSGYFQSLLGGFGLNLPDALRAAPGAIPGKTTLFNLPAFLIVMLITLLLSRGIKESKRVNNVMVLVKIGVILLFVLIGVFYIKPANWQPFAPFGAKGIFAAAAIVFFTYLGFDAVSAAAEEARDPARTLPRGLLYSLGICTMLYMVVSAIMTGIVRYPLFKGHEDHPVSLALQIAGQKWFAAFIDIGAIVGMTTVMLVALYAQTRVAFAMSRDGLLPKWFSRVHEKYRTPYNVTWVLGIVAGLIGALVPIRQIAELVNIGTLFAFIIVSISVIVLRKSQPNLPRGFRCPAVPFVPAVSIVLCAFLMSQLMWITWAAFLIWLTIGLIIYFTYSRKHSALNASKAQ; translated from the coding sequence TTGGATCTGTTTCGAAGAAAAAGTGTCCGTACACTGATTGATAACAGTCGACAAAGCAAAGGGCTGAGAAGGGAACTGAAGGTGTGGGATCTCACCCTGCTCGGCATCGGGGCCATCATCGGCACCGGTATTTTTGTGTTGACCGGTACGGGTGCGCTGAAAGCAGGCCCCGGATTGATGTTGTCATTTGTCATCGCCGGACTGGCCTGTGCATTTTCCGCTTTGGCGTATGCGGAGTTCGCTTCCACGGTTCCCGTGTCCGGTTCGGTGTACACATACAGCTATGTCACTTTGGGCGAACTGGCTGCTTGGATCATCGGTTGGGATTTGGTGTTGGAATATATGCTCGCCGTCAGCGCCGTCTCATCCGGCTGGTCCGGTTACTTCCAGTCACTGCTCGGCGGATTCGGATTGAATTTGCCTGACGCTTTGAGGGCGGCCCCCGGGGCCATTCCCGGAAAGACGACGCTGTTCAACCTGCCCGCCTTTTTGATCGTCATGCTGATCACGCTGCTGTTGTCCCGTGGCATCAAAGAGTCCAAGCGGGTCAACAACGTGATGGTGCTGGTTAAAATCGGTGTGATCCTGCTGTTTGTTTTGATCGGCGTATTTTACATAAAGCCGGCCAACTGGCAACCGTTCGCACCTTTTGGAGCCAAAGGCATCTTCGCCGCTGCGGCAATTGTCTTTTTTACTTACCTGGGATTTGATGCGGTGAGTGCTGCGGCTGAGGAAGCGCGTGATCCGGCACGCACGTTGCCGCGGGGATTGTTGTATTCACTGGGAATTTGCACAATGTTGTACATGGTGGTTTCCGCCATTATGACCGGGATCGTGCGTTATCCACTTTTCAAAGGGCATGAAGACCATCCGGTCTCGCTGGCCCTGCAGATCGCCGGCCAAAAATGGTTTGCCGCATTTATCGACATCGGTGCCATCGTGGGCATGACGACAGTGATGCTGGTGGCACTTTACGCCCAAACCCGCGTGGCATTCGCCATGTCACGAGACGGTCTGTTGCCCAAATGGTTTTCCCGTGTACACGAAAAATACCGTACCCCTTACAATGTCACCTGGGTGTTGGGCATCGTCGCGGGACTGATCGGCGCGTTGGTGCCGATCAGACAAATCGCCGAATTGGTCAACATCGGAACCTTGTTCGCATTCATCATTGTGTCCATCAGTGTGATCGTTCTGCGTAAATCCCAGCCCAATCTTCCGAGGGGATTCCGTTGCCCGGCCGTCCCGTTCGTTCCAGCGGTGTCGATCGTGCTATGCGCTTTCCTGATGTCCCAACTGATGTGGATCACTTGGGCGGCGTTTCTGATCTGGCTCACAATAGGATTGATCATTTACTTCACTTATTCCCGCAAGCATTCCGCGCTGAATGCATCCAAAGCGCAATAA
- a CDS encoding DUF1450 domain-containing protein: MSVPVEFCLTNMCNGSESVYYRLQRHPDVRVYAFQCLGNCQRCAKKLYAVVGDEIVEGDSPNQLYRNIIRLIESNINERKR, from the coding sequence ATGAGCGTACCGGTGGAGTTTTGCCTGACGAATATGTGCAACGGTTCCGAGTCTGTCTACTATCGGTTGCAACGCCATCCGGACGTACGTGTGTATGCCTTTCAGTGCTTGGGCAATTGCCAACGTTGCGCAAAGAAGTTGTATGCCGTCGTCGGCGACGAAATTGTTGAGGGAGATTCACCGAATCAGCTGTACCGCAACATCATCCGCTTGATCGAATCAAATATAAACGAGCGCAAACGATAG
- a CDS encoding DUF3899 domain-containing protein, which produces MHRMRPWQWSLILMIGSWLIVALISHTQKLEWINGLFLFGLGFLMVSGSAYVIRGGFFSLFVRSLRKWLQPPELEDWGEETDSERTKRLEWIVPAFLMAGLVDTTLSFALVYI; this is translated from the coding sequence ATGCATCGAATGCGTCCCTGGCAGTGGAGTTTGATTCTCATGATCGGATCATGGTTGATTGTGGCGCTTATTTCACATACTCAAAAGTTGGAGTGGATCAATGGACTCTTTTTGTTCGGACTCGGTTTTCTCATGGTATCCGGAAGTGCCTATGTCATTCGTGGTGGATTTTTTTCCTTGTTTGTCCGTAGTTTGCGAAAGTGGCTGCAGCCACCGGAATTAGAAGATTGGGGTGAGGAAACAGATTCAGAACGCACCAAAAGGTTGGAATGGATCGTTCCCGCGTTTTTGATGGCGGGATTGGTCGATACCACCCTATCGTTTGCGCTCGTTTATATTTGA
- a CDS encoding peptide ABC transporter substrate-binding protein has product MRRKVYALAAVLFTVSWVLSACSLSGNTAQGGPNEPQVLNLVVETEPPNLDSAKASDGTSITLLNNVMEGLMRLDKDNKPVPAMAVDYPEISPDKKTYTFKIRDAKWSDGEPVKAQDFEYAWKRALDPKTKSDYAYILYPIKNAEEYNQGKVSANEVGVKALDDTTLQVKLKEPIPYFLSLTAFPTYFPQREDIVEKYGSQYAKESENMVYNGPFVLSRWEHDQGFQYRKNEEYWDKNNVYLTEVNVKILPDATQAMSLYTSGQVDVAPLDDNLVEVFKNNKEYLPVTRGITYFIIFNTDDAFLANENIRKAINLAIDRDDLVKDVLKNGSEPAGGIVPPSILGYNNQSFRDQSPAQPEYDPALAKQYFEKGLQELGLSAPPSDLTLMVYDDDRKKVALAIQEQLETNLGLKVVIDPKPVKQKLNLEKKGYFEMSIGRWVGDYNDPMTFLDVWKSDSAVNFGDWKNPDFDQLIDRSKKTTDYQERNENLIKAEKELIDNAAIAPLYYESQSFVQKTYVHDLVRHPVGPDYSLKWAYIKGKAKQ; this is encoded by the coding sequence ATGAGACGGAAGGTGTATGCCTTGGCGGCAGTGTTGTTCACGGTCAGCTGGGTGTTGTCCGCTTGCAGTCTCTCCGGCAACACAGCCCAAGGCGGCCCCAATGAACCGCAAGTGTTGAACCTCGTCGTGGAGACGGAACCACCCAACTTGGACAGTGCCAAAGCATCTGACGGTACATCCATCACACTGTTGAACAATGTGATGGAAGGATTGATGCGCCTGGACAAGGATAACAAACCGGTTCCCGCGATGGCGGTGGATTACCCTGAGATCAGCCCGGACAAAAAAACCTATACGTTCAAAATCCGTGATGCCAAATGGTCCGATGGGGAACCGGTGAAGGCGCAGGATTTTGAATATGCGTGGAAACGGGCGCTTGACCCAAAGACCAAATCGGATTACGCCTACATTTTGTACCCCATTAAAAATGCCGAGGAGTACAATCAGGGGAAAGTCAGTGCGAATGAAGTGGGAGTCAAGGCACTCGATGACACCACCCTGCAGGTCAAGTTGAAAGAGCCGATCCCGTATTTCCTCAGCTTGACGGCGTTTCCTACGTACTTTCCGCAACGGGAGGACATCGTCGAAAAGTACGGCAGCCAGTATGCCAAAGAATCGGAAAATATGGTGTACAATGGTCCCTTTGTGCTTTCGCGTTGGGAGCATGATCAAGGCTTTCAATATCGGAAAAACGAGGAGTATTGGGATAAAAACAACGTGTATCTGACCGAGGTTAACGTCAAGATTCTTCCGGATGCCACGCAGGCAATGAGCTTATACACATCAGGCCAAGTGGATGTCGCACCGTTGGATGACAATTTGGTGGAAGTGTTTAAAAACAACAAAGAGTACTTGCCCGTGACACGCGGGATCACCTATTTCATCATTTTCAACACGGATGATGCGTTCCTTGCCAACGAAAATATCCGTAAGGCGATCAACTTGGCGATCGATCGTGACGACCTTGTGAAGGATGTACTGAAAAACGGATCGGAACCTGCGGGCGGAATTGTGCCGCCATCGATTCTGGGTTACAACAACCAATCATTCCGTGACCAATCACCGGCACAACCGGAGTATGATCCGGCCTTAGCCAAGCAATATTTTGAAAAAGGTTTGCAGGAACTGGGCCTTTCCGCTCCTCCGTCAGATCTCACCCTCATGGTCTATGACGACGACCGCAAAAAGGTAGCCTTGGCCATTCAGGAGCAGTTGGAAACCAATCTGGGTCTGAAAGTGGTCATCGACCCGAAGCCGGTCAAGCAAAAATTGAACCTGGAAAAAAAGGGTTATTTCGAAATGTCGATCGGTCGTTGGGTGGGGGATTACAACGATCCGATGACGTTCCTGGATGTCTGGAAGTCGGACAGCGCGGTCAACTTCGGGGATTGGAAAAACCCCGATTTCGATCAGCTGATCGATCGGTCCAAAAAGACCACCGACTATCAAGAACGGAACGAGAATTTGATCAAAGCGGAAAAAGAACTGATCGATAATGCAGCGATCGCGCCGTTGTACTACGAATCTCAATCGTTCGTGCAAAAAACGTATGTCCATGATCTAGTTCGCCACCCGGTCGGTCCGGATTACTCCTTGAAATGGGCATATATCAAAGGCAAAGCGAAACAGTAA